The following coding sequences lie in one Streptomyces albofaciens JCM 4342 genomic window:
- a CDS encoding ATP-binding protein — MKGPGEYGGTGGAGTTTLDGGGPERAGDPAEPTVLTVRSEQDLLAIRHAVRDATLAVGFSIVDQTRVVTAASELARNAYVHGGGGTVRIEYPTRPGAVGLRLTVDDAGPGIADIDAALTDGYTTGAGLGHGLGGAQRLMDEFEIRTREGGGTTVTATRWADR; from the coding sequence ATGAAGGGACCCGGTGAATACGGCGGTACCGGCGGCGCCGGTACCACGACCCTCGACGGCGGGGGCCCGGAACGGGCCGGTGACCCGGCGGAACCGACGGTGCTGACCGTGCGCAGCGAACAGGACCTGCTCGCGATCCGGCACGCGGTGCGCGACGCGACCCTGGCGGTGGGCTTCAGCATCGTCGACCAGACCCGGGTCGTCACGGCCGCCAGCGAGCTGGCCCGCAACGCCTACGTCCACGGCGGCGGCGGCACGGTACGCATCGAGTACCCGACCCGGCCCGGCGCGGTGGGCCTGCGGCTGACGGTCGACGACGCCGGACCGGGCATCGCCGACATCGACGCGGCCCTCACCGACGGGTACACCACCGGCGCGGGGCTCGGGCACGGGCTGGGGGGCGCGCAGCGCCTGATGGACGAGTTCGAGATCCGTACCCGGGAGGGGGGCGGTACGACGGTGACCGCGACCCGGTGGGCCGACCGTTGA
- a CDS encoding STAS domain-containing protein produces the protein MNARPTPGVPILRLGDVLVTGLLNELDDATVVAFTEELTTRITADRARGVLIDISRLEIIDSFVARTLMELTTMARLLGARVIVAGMRPPVAMTLAELGLRLAGVETALNAEHGMAALGWHQSPRSSGEVPHEGTR, from the coding sequence GTGAACGCCCGGCCCACCCCTGGCGTGCCCATCCTCAGGCTCGGCGACGTCCTGGTCACGGGGCTGCTCAACGAGCTGGACGACGCCACGGTGGTGGCCTTCACCGAGGAGCTGACCACCCGCATCACCGCCGACCGGGCTCGCGGAGTGCTCATCGACATCTCGCGCCTGGAGATCATCGACTCGTTCGTGGCGCGGACCCTGATGGAGCTGACCACCATGGCGCGCCTGCTGGGCGCCCGGGTGATCGTCGCGGGCATGCGGCCCCCGGTGGCCATGACCCTGGCCGAGCTGGGGCTGCGCCTGGCCGGTGTGGAGACCGCCCTGAACGCGGAACACGGCATGGCGGCCCTGGGCTGGCATCAGAGTCCCCGTTCCTCAGGAGAGGTACCGCATGAAGGGACCCGGTGA
- a CDS encoding STAS domain-containing protein, with protein MSSTEAAARERVIGALRAETDTVSDRWVQLQLDQEELRDIVSEGELREEADTLLGALLRGLESDLPANRVVATDRSLRQAVTDLSMRRARAGAMPTITSLAVLSLKEALLEAVQRQTRDTQELFSAAVLINRLLDAAGALSFETYVEGREEIIRRQSRQLLEVSTPVVRLWRQVLAVPLIGTLDTTRTQVVMENLLEAIQEHEALVAIIDITGVPTVDTAVAQHLMQTVNAVRLMGADCVISGIRPSIAQTIAQLGIDLSTILTRATLADALAAAVKLTDEGAHRPSSGVRENP; from the coding sequence TTGAGTTCCACCGAGGCCGCGGCACGCGAGCGTGTCATCGGCGCGCTGCGCGCAGAAACCGACACCGTCTCCGACCGCTGGGTGCAACTCCAGCTCGACCAGGAAGAGCTGCGCGACATAGTCAGCGAGGGCGAACTGCGCGAGGAGGCCGACACCTTGCTCGGCGCCCTCCTGCGGGGCCTGGAGAGTGACCTTCCGGCGAACCGCGTGGTGGCCACCGACCGGTCGCTGCGCCAGGCCGTGACCGATCTCTCCATGCGCCGGGCGCGGGCCGGCGCCATGCCGACCATCACGTCGCTGGCCGTCCTCTCGCTCAAGGAGGCACTCCTGGAGGCGGTACAGCGGCAGACCCGGGACACCCAGGAGCTGTTCAGCGCCGCCGTGCTGATCAACCGGCTGCTGGACGCGGCCGGCGCGCTGTCCTTCGAGACGTACGTGGAGGGCCGCGAGGAGATCATCCGACGGCAGAGCCGGCAGCTCCTTGAGGTGTCCACCCCGGTCGTCCGGCTGTGGCGGCAGGTACTGGCCGTGCCCCTGATCGGCACCCTCGACACCACCCGTACGCAGGTGGTGATGGAGAACCTGCTGGAGGCCATCCAGGAGCACGAGGCCCTGGTCGCCATCATCGACATCACCGGCGTGCCGACCGTGGACACCGCGGTCGCCCAGCACCTGATGCAGACCGTCAACGCGGTCCGGCTCATGGGCGCGGACTGTGTGATCAGCGGCATCCGGCCGTCCATCGCGCAGACCATCGCCCAGCTCGGCATCGACCTGTCCACCATCCTGACCCGCGCCACCCTGGCCGACGCGCTGGCCGCCGCCGTCAAGCTCACCGACGAGGGCGCGCACCGGCCGTCCAGCGGCGTACGGGAGAACCCGTGA
- a CDS encoding RNA polymerase sigma factor SigF — MLAVQGCAAGPRTAAPAGRAPELPQVRDATKVAPRDARELSKLFLTRLAALEEGTAEYQYARNTLIEMNLSLVRFAASRFRGRGQDQGHSEDIIQVGTIGLIKAIDRFDLTREVEFSTFAVPYIVGEIKRFFRDATWAVHVPRRVQELRTELSRAGEQLSADLGREPTVSELAARLEIGEDEVVDAIAASNGYTAGPLETPGDGSGAEGESRAIADVMGGDDPGMELVENLNALAPLLHELDDRRRRIIEMRFVQEMTQAQIGAELGISQMHVSRLLSRTLEHLRKGLLEQ, encoded by the coding sequence ATGCTTGCCGTACAAGGGTGTGCAGCGGGACCTCGGACGGCGGCGCCGGCGGGGCGGGCGCCCGAGCTGCCGCAGGTACGCGACGCGACCAAGGTGGCGCCCCGGGACGCCCGGGAACTGTCGAAGCTGTTCCTCACCCGGCTCGCCGCACTGGAAGAGGGGACGGCCGAGTACCAGTACGCGCGCAACACCCTCATCGAGATGAATCTCTCACTGGTCCGCTTCGCCGCCTCCCGCTTCCGCGGCCGGGGCCAGGACCAGGGGCACTCCGAGGACATCATCCAGGTCGGCACGATCGGACTGATCAAGGCCATCGACCGGTTCGACCTGACCCGCGAGGTGGAGTTCTCCACCTTCGCCGTCCCGTACATCGTCGGCGAGATCAAGCGCTTCTTCCGCGACGCCACCTGGGCCGTGCACGTGCCCCGCCGGGTCCAGGAACTGCGCACCGAGCTGTCCCGGGCGGGCGAGCAGCTCTCCGCCGACCTGGGCCGCGAACCCACCGTGTCCGAGCTGGCCGCCCGTCTGGAGATCGGCGAGGACGAGGTCGTCGACGCGATCGCCGCCAGCAACGGCTACACGGCGGGTCCGCTGGAGACCCCCGGCGACGGCTCCGGCGCTGAAGGCGAGAGCCGCGCCATCGCCGATGTCATGGGCGGCGACGACCCCGGCATGGAACTGGTCGAGAACCTCAACGCCCTCGCCCCGCTCCTGCACGAGCTGGACGACCGCCGGCGCCGCATCATCGAGATGCGCTTCGTCCAGGAGATGACGCAGGCGCAGATCGGCGCGGAGCTGGGCATCTCCCAGATGCACGTCTCGCGGCTGCTCTCCCGGACCCTGGAACACCTGCGGAAGGGACTGCTGGAGCAGTAG
- the asnB gene encoding asparagine synthase (glutamine-hydrolyzing) — translation MCGLAGWVSFARDLTAYRDTARAMTETMVCRGPDAGGVWVSEHALLGHRRLAIIDIEGGRQPMTAAGDGDSGESPVITYTGEVYNFRELREELRARGHAFRTSSDTEVVLRAYLEWGEDFPERLNGIYAFALWDPRSEELLLVRDRMGVKPLYYRPTADGVLFGSEPKAILAHDEAEAAVDAEGLREIFSIVKTPGHGVFSGMYEVLPGTVRKFTRDGSGVRPYWELTARPHTDDLDTTVATVRSLLEDTVERQLVADVTVGTLLSGGLDSSAVTALAAASRARRGVPEPVRAFSVDFTGHQERFRSNVQWEDPDTPFAIEVATHVGAEHIIVELDNEDILDPKVRDAVLRAQDLPVSTGDMEYSLFLLCRALKERMTVALSGEASDELFGGYTWFHDPEAVGLDSFPWHHPFEKAGGIGALRELGLWDALDLTAYIERRYAEAMAEVPRLPGESGHEARMREITYLNLTRWENFLLDRKDRISMAVSLEVRVPFTDHRLVEYVYNTPWAMKNFDGREKSLLRAAMRGLLPDPVLDRKKSPYPSTQDLAYEHALRRKVADLLTPDAPVLRLVSADGVRRLLARPEGAYGVGGPWSARAVLERLVEFDTWVREYGVRVAY, via the coding sequence ATGTGCGGTCTGGCCGGATGGGTGAGTTTCGCGCGCGACCTCACCGCGTATAGGGATACCGCGCGGGCGATGACCGAAACCATGGTCTGCCGTGGCCCCGACGCCGGGGGAGTGTGGGTGTCGGAGCACGCACTGCTGGGCCACCGCAGGCTGGCGATCATCGATATCGAAGGCGGCCGCCAGCCGATGACCGCGGCGGGCGACGGCGATTCCGGGGAATCGCCGGTCATCACCTACACCGGCGAGGTCTACAACTTCCGTGAATTGCGCGAGGAGTTGCGTGCGCGCGGGCACGCCTTCCGGACGTCCAGCGACACGGAAGTCGTGCTCCGCGCCTACCTGGAATGGGGAGAGGATTTCCCCGAGCGCCTGAACGGCATCTACGCCTTCGCGCTGTGGGACCCGCGTTCCGAAGAACTCCTGCTGGTCCGCGACCGCATGGGCGTCAAACCCCTCTATTACCGGCCGACCGCCGACGGCGTGCTCTTCGGCTCCGAGCCGAAGGCGATCCTCGCCCACGACGAGGCCGAGGCGGCCGTGGACGCGGAAGGGCTGCGCGAGATCTTCAGCATCGTCAAAACGCCGGGCCACGGCGTGTTCAGCGGTATGTACGAGGTACTGCCCGGGACCGTACGGAAATTCACCCGGGACGGAAGCGGCGTACGCCCCTACTGGGAGCTGACGGCCCGTCCGCACACCGACGACCTCGACACCACCGTGGCCACCGTCCGCTCACTCCTGGAGGACACCGTCGAGCGCCAGCTCGTCGCCGACGTCACCGTGGGCACCCTGCTCTCCGGCGGTCTGGACTCCAGCGCGGTCACCGCGCTCGCCGCCGCGTCCCGCGCCCGGCGCGGCGTGCCGGAACCGGTCCGCGCGTTCTCCGTCGACTTCACCGGCCACCAGGAGCGCTTCCGTTCCAACGTGCAGTGGGAGGACCCGGACACCCCCTTCGCGATCGAGGTGGCCACCCACGTCGGCGCCGAGCACATCATCGTGGAGCTGGACAACGAGGACATCCTCGACCCGAAGGTCCGCGACGCCGTACTGCGCGCCCAGGACCTGCCGGTGTCCACCGGCGACATGGAGTACTCCCTGTTCCTGCTCTGCCGGGCGCTCAAGGAGCGCATGACGGTGGCGCTGTCCGGCGAGGCGTCGGACGAGCTCTTCGGCGGCTACACCTGGTTCCACGACCCGGAGGCCGTCGGCCTCGACAGCTTCCCCTGGCACCACCCGTTCGAGAAGGCGGGCGGCATCGGCGCGCTGCGCGAACTGGGCCTGTGGGACGCGCTGGACCTCACCGCGTACATCGAGCGCCGCTACGCCGAGGCCATGGCCGAGGTGCCGCGGCTGCCCGGCGAGAGCGGGCACGAGGCCCGGATGCGCGAGATCACCTACCTCAACCTCACCCGCTGGGAGAACTTCCTCCTGGACCGCAAGGACCGCATCAGCATGGCGGTCAGCCTGGAGGTCCGGGTCCCCTTCACCGACCACCGCCTGGTGGAGTACGTCTACAACACCCCGTGGGCCATGAAGAACTTCGACGGCCGGGAGAAGAGCCTGCTGCGCGCCGCGATGCGCGGCCTGCTCCCGGACCCGGTCCTCGACCGCAAGAAGAGCCCCTACCCCTCCACCCAGGACCTCGCCTACGAGCACGCCCTGCGCCGCAAGGTCGCGGACCTCCTCACCCCGGACGCGCCGGTGCTGCGCCTGGTGAGCGCGGACGGCGTCCGCCGGCTCCTGGCCCGGCCGGAGGGCGCGTACGGGGTCGGCGGCCCGTGGAGCGCCCGCGCCGTCCTGGAACGGCTCGTCGAGTTCGACACGTGGGTGCGGGAGTACGGCGTACGGGTCGCGTACTGA
- a CDS encoding FUSC family protein: MAEVTDPLLDLVRRRREPVVVQTVRSTVAAVLSYVVALVLSSEPAPLTAPLTALLVVQVTLYATLTTGMRRVNAVVVGVLIAIGFSALVGLTWWSLGLIILASLVIGRFVRAGEFVPEVAISAMLVLGVTRVAETAWDRVLETLIGAVVGLLFNILFVPPVWVQPASAAIEDLAGRMRRLLVCLGDEVGGHTPVSEAAARLHEARRLDHDIVQVDAALRQAEDSLRLNPRVKEGTLYRVVLRTGLDTLEISAVVLRTLCRTLTDLAKARTEEHLFAPHIATALHDVFDHMASAVESFAVLITTQVGANAEEAEERLAGELARSRASRDVVAHLLLDGVREHPRQWQLHGALLAEIDRILDELDVEKRSQRLIEELDRESREQREKYRLVDRLRGRINVTRTGDRTAKPQGPVP; the protein is encoded by the coding sequence GTGGCTGAAGTTACCGACCCTCTGCTGGATCTCGTCCGGCGGCGCCGGGAGCCGGTGGTCGTCCAGACCGTCCGCTCGACCGTGGCCGCCGTGCTCTCGTACGTCGTCGCCCTGGTACTGAGCAGCGAGCCGGCGCCGCTGACCGCGCCGCTCACCGCGCTGCTGGTCGTCCAGGTCACGCTCTACGCGACGCTCACCACCGGGATGCGCCGGGTCAACGCGGTGGTCGTGGGCGTGCTGATCGCCATCGGGTTCAGCGCGCTGGTGGGGCTGACCTGGTGGAGCCTGGGCCTGATCATCCTCGCTTCGCTGGTGATCGGCCGCTTCGTGCGGGCCGGTGAGTTCGTACCGGAAGTGGCGATCAGCGCGATGCTGGTGCTGGGCGTGACCCGGGTGGCCGAGACCGCCTGGGACCGGGTGCTGGAGACGCTGATCGGTGCCGTCGTCGGGCTGCTCTTCAACATCCTGTTCGTCCCGCCGGTGTGGGTGCAGCCCGCCAGTGCGGCCATCGAGGACCTGGCGGGCCGGATGCGGCGGCTGCTCGTGTGCCTCGGGGACGAGGTGGGCGGGCACACCCCCGTCTCCGAGGCCGCGGCCCGGCTGCACGAGGCGCGCCGCCTGGACCACGACATCGTGCAGGTCGACGCCGCGCTCCGGCAGGCGGAGGACAGTCTGCGGCTCAACCCCCGGGTCAAGGAGGGCACGCTCTACCGCGTCGTGCTGCGCACCGGCCTGGACACCCTGGAGATCTCCGCGGTGGTGCTCCGTACGCTGTGCCGCACGCTGACGGACCTGGCCAAGGCGCGGACGGAGGAGCATCTGTTCGCGCCGCACATCGCCACCGCCCTGCACGACGTGTTCGACCACATGGCCAGCGCGGTGGAGAGCTTCGCCGTACTGATCACCACGCAGGTCGGCGCCAACGCCGAGGAGGCCGAGGAGCGGCTCGCGGGGGAACTCGCCCGCAGCCGCGCCAGCCGCGACGTGGTCGCGCACCTGCTGCTCGACGGGGTGCGGGAGCATCCGCGCCAGTGGCAGTTGCACGGCGCGCTGCTGGCCGAGATCGACCGCATCCTGGACGAGCTGGACGTGGAGAAGCGCTCCCAGCGGCTGATCGAGGAGCTGGACCGGGAGTCGCGTGAGCAGCGCGAGAAGTACCGGCTGGTGGACCGGCTCCGGGGCCGGATAAACGTCACACGTACGGGCGACCGCACCGCGAAGCCGCAGGGGCCGGTGCCGTGA
- a CDS encoding acetoacetate decarboxylase family protein has protein sequence MDTPEDTPGTGQVPGPYPPPPWQLRGHLWGGLFPAESVPAPPPDLSRLLPRTLAVFLIRYRAGTLRYDELIVGTPVRRGRRPGLYIQWIWVDDERSLWGGRRIWGVPKRLAGFRWDGSRVRVTDGEGPVAVLDVATQRPPLPRLPLPMTGFGSLDGVRTVATARFSARPAAASLRVAGWSPRLPALRRADARIRFAATSFDMFMPAPALHPAPAAT, from the coding sequence GTGGACACGCCGGAAGACACACCCGGCACCGGCCAGGTGCCGGGCCCGTACCCGCCCCCGCCCTGGCAACTGCGGGGCCACCTGTGGGGCGGTCTGTTCCCCGCGGAGTCGGTGCCGGCCCCTCCTCCGGATCTCTCGCGCCTGCTGCCGCGGACCCTGGCCGTCTTCCTCATCCGGTACCGCGCGGGAACCCTCCGCTACGACGAGCTGATCGTCGGTACGCCCGTGCGCCGCGGCCGGCGGCCCGGCCTGTATATCCAGTGGATCTGGGTGGACGACGAGCGGTCGCTGTGGGGCGGCCGCCGTATCTGGGGCGTGCCGAAGCGACTGGCCGGGTTCCGCTGGGACGGCTCACGCGTCCGCGTCACGGACGGCGAAGGGCCGGTCGCCGTACTGGACGTGGCGACGCAGCGCCCGCCGCTGCCCCGCCTCCCGCTGCCGATGACCGGTTTCGGCTCCCTCGACGGGGTGCGGACGGTCGCCACCGCACGGTTCAGCGCCCGGCCCGCGGCCGCCTCCCTGCGGGTGGCCGGATGGTCGCCGCGGCTGCCCGCGCTCCGCCGCGCCGACGCCCGTATCCGCTTCGCCGCCACCTCGTTCGACATGTTCATGCCCGCACCGGCGCTCCACCCGGCTCCGGCCGCCACCTGA